Below is a window of Streptomyces qaidamensis DNA.
CGAGTTCGGTGACGCGGGGCCGCAGCTGCTCCTCGTTGGATGCGGCGACCCACAGGTGCAGGGCGGCGCGGAACAACGGCCCGGTGTAGAGGTCGACCAGGGCGGCGACGACGGCGTGACGGTCACCGGCCGCGCCCTCGGGGAACAGGGCACGCAGGGCCGTGGAGCGTTCCTCGGCGACGTATTCGACGGCCGCCGTGAAGAGGTCCTCGCGGGTCGGGAAGTGGTGCTGGGCGGCGCCGCGGGAGACGCCGGCGCGTTCGGCGACGACGGAGACGGTGGAGCCTGCCCAGCCGTGTTCGGCGAGGCAGGACACGGCGGCTTCGAGGAGCCGCTGCCGGGTGGCCCGGCTGCGGTCCTGCTTGGGGACTCTCTCCGCACGGTCGGCCGTGCTCACACCACCCATGCCGCATCCCGTCGTTCGAGGAAGGCCGTCATCCCCTCGCGGGCCTGCGGGGAGGAGAAGAGCCGGGCCGAGAGCGCGGTCAGGGCGTCCGCGTCCCGGTCGAAGGCTTCCAGCACCCTAGCCGTGAGCAGCCGTTTCGTCTCGGCCAGGGCATCGGGGGCGGAGCGGCGCAGACCGTCGAGGATGGGGTCGAGGGCCTTGTCGACATCGCTGTCACAGGTCGTGAGCAGGCCCGTTGCCACCGCCTCCGGGGCGTCGAAGCGTTCGCCGGTGAGGTAGTAGCGGGCCAGTGCGCGGGGGTCGGTGCGGGGCAGCAGCGGCAGGGAGATGACCGCGGGGGCGACTCCGATGCGGACCTCGGTGAAGGCGAAGGTGGCGTCCGTGGAGGCGGCGGCGATGTCGCAGGCGGCCAGGAGGCCGAGGCCGCCCGCGCGGACGTGGCCGGTGACCCGGGCGACGACCGGTCTGGGCAGCTCGACGATCCGCCGCAGCAGGGCGACCAGGGCCTCGGGCGGCGGCGGGTCCTTGAGGTCGGCACCGGCGCTGAACGTGTTGCCGGTGTGGGTGAGGACGATCGCGCGGACACCGGTGTCCTCGGCGGCGTCGCCGAGCGCGTCGGCCAGGTCGC
It encodes the following:
- a CDS encoding TetR/AcrR family transcriptional regulator, whose translation is MGGVSTADRAERVPKQDRSRATRQRLLEAAVSCLAEHGWAGSTVSVVAERAGVSRGAAQHHFPTREDLFTAAVEYVAEERSTALRALFPEGAAGDRHAVVAALVDLYTGPLFRAALHLWVAASNEEQLRPRVTELESRVGRETHRIAVDLLAADESLPGVRETVQGLLDMARGLGLANLLTDDAARRERVVAQWAGLLEETLG
- a CDS encoding enoyl-CoA hydratase family protein; amino-acid sequence: MTLIARTRARAVETLTLDSPHNRNALSAALVGDLADALGDAAEDTGVRAIVLTHTGNTFSAGADLKDPPPPEALVALLRRIVELPRPVVARVTGHVRAGGLGLLAACDIAAASTDATFAFTEVRIGVAPAVISLPLLPRTDPRALARYYLTGERFDAPEAVATGLLTTCDSDVDKALDPILDGLRRSAPDALAETKRLLTARVLEAFDRDADALTALSARLFSSPQAREGMTAFLERRDAAWVV